The region ACTAATAGGATCAAGCATAGCAGCATCAGGATGGGCAAACAACTTGATTGTGTACATGATTGAAAAATTCCATGTGAGAAGCATTGATGCAACCCAAACATTCAACATTGTAGCTGCTTCTACTAGTTTACTTCCTATGGTTGCTGCAATCCTTGCCGATTCTTTCCTCGGTTGCTTTTCCATCGTCTGGATCTCGTCTCTTATCTCGATCCTGGTAaccatttacttttattttcattatgaAACGACCTCGAATTATGTACCTAGGTTCTAAATTGATTATGTTGAAGGGAGGTTAATTCTTTATGGAGAAGTATTCAAAGTGTCGTCCGTCTGGAGCCAAAGGAACCCCCAACGGATTGGTATTGTCCTTGGGTAAAGCTGGGGTTTTGTCTCTCGACTTTGTTAAGAGCCTAAGTGTCAAAGGAGGCAGGATTCAAAAGGTGGGAGCACCTTGTTGGATCACGCACTTGGTAGGATTTGAACCCTTGCTCCTTATAGAGCATCTAAGGGTCTAATCCGACAAGGTGTTCCTGCTCTATAAACCCTATCTTCGACTCTCGAACTCTTGACAAAGTGTCGTCCATTTGGTTAATGGAATCTTAACAGCTCAATATTGTCTCTAGGTTGAGCCAGAGTTTTATCTCCTGACTTCGTTAAGTGCCTGAGTGCCGAAAATGAGGTTCACAAAGCGGAAGCACCTTGTTGGATTAGGCCCTTAGATGCCATATACGGAGCATGAGTTCAAACCCTATCAAGCACTTGATTCAACAAGGTGCTCCTGCTATGTGAACCTTGCCTCTAGTACTCGCGCTCTTGACAAAGTCGGGAGACAAAATTCCAACTTGACCCGGTGATTATACCAACTCGTTAAGCGGTTCATTGGTCTCAGACGAACGACACTTCAAAGACTTCTTCAAAAGCAGTTAGTTTCCCCTCAACAAGTCCGAAACTTCAAAACGTTTTAATTGAACCTTTAAAGTATCAGCAATGTATGAATCACCATCAACCTAATCattaattcaaacatatttaaaacatatgaatCAAATTGTAAACATATATGCACATGGACAACTTGAATCTGACATTTTTGAAAAGACAATGCTTAATAAAATTTAGAAgtactatttcttttctttaattcgtTGAATCCAAGCTGCCcatataatatttacaatttgatcTTATATTTTAAAGCCGAGACTAATTTGAGTactcaattaaaatgtttttaacatGGACCATAGTTAATATATTCGAATCTTGAAAAAAAAGCATTTGAGTATTGCTAAATTTCTTCTATCCTGGAATATTGGATGAAAAAGGAGTTAGCTAATGTTTGAGTAACTTTATTATTGTTCTTTACTGTTGGCATATTAGAGCTTTATCAATGTTGCCATTAAGAATGTCATGTTTGATGCCTATCctaatatatttcttaattattcgGTTTATTCGATTCGATTTTTTTAACACTCGCTAAAAGTTTAAGAATATACCTAAATAGTTaataccttttttttttgaatcatacAATTTCTTCCGGAATAAGTTGTGTGAGCACAATCATTCCGATTCttcatttttattgaaagtaCTTATATTTAATATCTGTATAcgatacatatttatatatgaacATAAACCCTCCGAGtatttaaaattcttgaaataaaactttataaaatacaaatccttcaaatattaaaaaaaatgtgaatgtaattcttgttttagtccctctattatgctaaaatttgaaattttattttatttctttaatttgatataaCTTGATCCCTCTACTACCCTAAAAAAGTGATGACTGagaaatttcttttaaaactacCTTAAGTATTTggttttcatataaatttattatttgctAATCATGATTAGACTTGTCCATAATACGGGCTGAGTCACAACCCAGCTCAAAAAAATTCAAGCCTAGGACTGTTTTCGGCATGGCCCGCCAAAAAAACCCATTTCAtttttaaaagatattaaaatatgtttttatattaatttttcagatattttcataattaaatttaaatttaaaaatatttttttattatttaaattttattcagatTGGGCTAGTCATAAAAACCTTGTTTAATCCTGGCCCATGAACAAGCGGttgactgaatttttacatagccCTAACTATGTAATCGTAGTgacaaaaaatgataaattaatccAATTAAGTGAATTCTATTAAATTTTGCGGTTAAACCAGGTAGttgaaaattaatattcaataatttatatCTAACAAAGTAGCAAAAATCAACTATTTAAGTTTTATGTGTTAACAGAGAATTGAACTAAATTTTCGACTTCCATAATATACACAGatcaaattatgataaattaatgGTAGTTAACTAGAACAACGTGTATTTATTTATGGATACGAGAATTGATTTACCACCGCATTTGTAGGGTATTATCCTCAGCTTTAACGGCTATGCTTGATCCCTTATGGCCTCAACCATGTCAACACGGATCAACATCGTGCCCGACACCATCAAAAGTTCAATTCTGTATACTTTACTCAGGCATAGCATTAGCTGCGGTAGGTGTGGCGGGCACACGTTTCACCATCGCAGCTATCGGAGCCAACCAATTCGACAATTCGAAGGATCAAAGGGTGTTCTTCAATTGGTTCACCATCAGTTTGTACACATCAATGGTGTTAGGTGCCACGGTGATTGTGTACATTGAGGAAAATGTGAGTTGGGTGTTCGGGTATTGGTTGTGTGTTGCGGTGAATGTCATCGGGTTAGTCGTTTTTTTATCAGGGAAACGTTATTATCGACACATAAAGCCTCAGGGAAGCCCATTTTTGAGCCTTGCACATGTTGTTGTTGCCACAATTGTTAAGAGAAAAGTGCCTCTTTCATCTAGAGCTGAAGATTATTACCATAAAGAAGATGGTCCTAAGGAGAAACCGGTTTCATTGCCTTCCAAAAGCTTCAGGTATTTGatctatttatttcaaaatttgatattCTCGTGACTAGACTTGTTTAAGGatcatattatttattatagattAAATGCTAATTCAGTTGGTACAGTTGTTGTTATAGCAACTTGGAAGTCATATGTTAGAAACCAAATCACCGGTCAGACCAGTTAGACTAGAAACCAGCCGGGGTATCAATCTAGATAGAGGCATTGAACAAATTGACCCATGAATTTGGTACTTATCAATTGAaccgaaattttaatattttattattattaaatttttaatgatttatagaTAGGTCGGCAAATCGGTGGCTTGACCGGTTTGACCACTAGCCGAGTTCTGAAAAGCTTGGTGAAACACATAATATCCTCCACTTTAAGGGTTTTGGAGAATTTTATGGGTAGTTTATGAATTATCTCAAAAGGAAAATCAAGTTATTCAAAGTCTGAAAGATCAACTCGATATTGGACAAAAATAATATGCTCGAAaaataagtttggacaaaaaCTCGTCTAAAATATGAGGTGGGTTAAGACTCAAATACGCAAGGCTCGAACCTAggctatttttcaatttttttaatgttagtttacttttcttttttgaacattaatatgttttttttttcatatgttatgtattttatattatattaaaattaaatatatataatattataatgtaaataaaaCTCCCCAAGGGCAAAGCTATTTGCTCGAATGTTTGTCGAAGGTTGAGACAAAAATATTATGtctgaaattttaatttggacaacAAAATAAACGTGTTTAAGATATATATTAAACTCTATCACCAATATTCGAAACCCATTTTGGACAATATTATATAAGTTGTTtacatgtaaatattaaataaaaaatataatttgaaaaatacatgAGCTGACTAAGGCttcgtttggatgggcgattgactgcggtgcggtgcgtttaacttactttttgtctcacgctacagtatcgctacagtatctaatctcaccgccaccgttatttttacactaaccgcagctaaacgcaccgcccatccaaactcaccctaaaataggtattttagtcttttacaattaaaattcataattcgTGTTTGGTCGACTTATGGTGTAAATACCATACATTGACTCGATCTATCGACATATTTACTcgtacttttataatttagtcctttttacgaTATTAATGACATTAACCAATCAAGAAAATGCAGGTTTCTAAACCATGCTGCTGCAATGGAAGCCGAGGAGGACAGCAAGGTAAATTCATGGAGACTATGCTCCGTACAACAAGTTGAGGATTTTAAAAACCTGTTGCGAATTTTCCCATTACTGTCGAGTGGCGTATTAATGTGCACGACACTGCCGGTTATAAGCACCTTAACAATCCTCCAAACTCTAACGGTCAATCGCCATCTCGGACCAGATATGAAAGTCCCAGCAGGGTCAATGATAGTGTTCATATTAACCTCAACAGCTATCAACCTCACATTGATTGATTGGTTCCTTTTTCCGCTATGGAAGAAGATAACCTTAAGATCACCGATGCCCCTTCACCGGATTGGACTCGGTCACTTATTTAACATGACAGGTATGGCTGTTGCTTCCTTGGTGGAATCAAGAAGGCTAAAACTGGCTCAAACCCATAGTGTTTTGGACCATCCAGGGTCCGTTGTCCCTATGTTTGTCCTATGGTTAGTGCCCCAACTAGTCTTAGTTGGACTCGGTGAAGCATTTCATTATCCGGGACAAGTCACGTTGTATTACCAAGAATTTCCGCAGCCGTTGAGAAGCACCACGGCAGCAATGATTTCAGTTGTCGTTGGATTCGCCTACTATCTAAGCACCACCGTGATTGATTTGGTTCGAAGGGTCACAACGTGGTTGCCAGACGATATAAACAACGGGAGACTCGGGAATGTGTATTCGATGTTTGCAATGATGCAGATGTTGAACTTCTTTTATTTCCTGTTTTGTGCAAAGTGTTATAAGTATCATAGTGTGGAGAGAGGAAATAAAAACAGTGATGATGAGAGTTCTAAAAGCTGATGTTTAAACCCTGAACTTGGTTTTCGGTGGAATTCAAGAAGCATTTCGAATTTTCTAGGGAAACAAACAGTGAAAGGAGGGAATGATGATTTGTGGAAGAAAATTCAATTAGAAAATGGTGTAATGATAACCATATCCAAATATACAGAAAGCATATTGTTTACAAAGTTAGTCGAACTTGAATGTGAGTGTCGTACTGACATTTATTATCTCTACAACTACGCACAACCTAGAATATGGACAAGACTGAAGAAAAATGAATGTACACCCTTAGATATATGTGCAACACACTCACCCGAGTCTGAATAACATAGTGATATATAATATAACTAACGAAGTAACGGGATATTTTAACACGGTATATCTAAGAAACACTGAAACATTCACTTGTTTCCAAGTTGGGGAACTTACTTTTGGTTTTCTTCGTGCTCCATGCCAACCAATAACCGAGATGATCTGCCAAACACCAAGACTTCATGAATAAATCTTGATAGAAAGATGATCCTTGTATGACAATGTCACGAATCCAATCAATGCGCTCAGTTTCAACTTTTGTGAAGCCTCGTATGACTGAAAATTCTCATCTGACAGTGGAGAATTGTTTGTAGATCGTGCACTATCAAGATGGAAGAAATAATATTTGGAATACCTGTAAGTATTCATTCTGTATGCAAACACTAGTTTCCGAGCTGACTCTGTTCTGGGAGTGAAAAATTGTTCACCGCTGTTAGCTCCCTTACAAGAGATCATCCAAGAGTTTTGATACTATCGGAACTTTTTACAATAAATAAAACCGGAAGAACTTGAAATTTCCATACTTTCAAACTTACAAGACATTAGCTGATCTAGCAATCTCCGAAGTTCTCACCAGGATACTCTTCCGAAAATGTGATGTCATTTGCGAGCCCTGAAATATAATCTTCATCcccatcttcttcatcactttcGAGATCAGATCTACTATACCTTCTTTCAACATATCCAAACATCTGCCGCCTCTGTAGGCGGACAACATGCATTATAACATCGGGGGCAAGTGTTGCCGGGGACTGGTCTTCTCTATTCTGTCTATTAGATTCCGTAATCTGTTCGTAGAGAATATAAGTACAAGTAAATACACATTCATAAATCTTCTTAGGATAAACTACActagtagtcacccaactattagtaaatttcttttttcatcacccaactatgaaaagttacaaaatggtcactcaactattcaatttttttttttggttacctAACTATCTTGGATTTTTAGGTGTTCCCATTTTTACAGTAGCCAActagtgaccaaaaaagacaaaattgaatagttggataacaattttgtaacttttcatagttgagtgactaaaaaacAAATTCACTAATAGTTGGATGACTACTAGTGTAGTTTACCCATCATCTTATTAACACTACTGGATGCGAGATGATACCTTCTTCAAGTTTTTAGGAAGTGCAGGAGCATCACCAGCCATAGGAGCCCAAAGCTTTACATCTTTATCAAATCCACATGTAGCTAAAAATGGCATGCACAGATGAGGCTCAAGATGATTTACTATACGCCGATCACCTACCATTACTCGAACAAGCTTAGCATCCTTCTTCCTCCAAATAAATATATGCCCACAATCAGAACCACTCATCACATATTCATCTTTGGGGCCAAAAAAACTCACTCCTTTGACGGTTCGTGAGTTTCTATGACCCGCATAAACTTGCGGCTCCTCATTGCTCAGCTGAGTTTCAGACTCAAGAGATAGCGGAGAAGGTCCGAGCCCCATGTTCTTTTGGAATAAATAAATCAGCTCATCGTTGTAAGAAATAAGAAGTTCACTTGCTTTAGAATAAGCTAATCCTGTAATATGAACATGGTTAGAGTGAAGCAGATGGCGAGGGCAAAATAAGTTCACGGGTTCATCCGAAACATTAGATCCATCCGACCGATATCTTCTGATATCATAGACGCGTGCATATTCATCGGAACCTCCAATAGCAAAGTAATTCAGATTCCTTGGATCAATTATAATGGCATTTAACCTTATGTTTAAAGGCGGACTATTAGTTTCTTTGAATGAGAAGCAATGGAAAAGCTTCGAAGCCGAACCACATCGCAGATCATACTGCAACACACAAAAGAGTAAAGaataaacaaaaccaaaaaatgATTGAAGCTAAATTAAAGTTGCACTTTCCATTAAATTAACTAACATGTTGAACTAAGCCGTCTTCACCACAACTAAAGAATATGTGTGGACTTCCTGGCTCGACAGCAAGGCTGTGTACACGACCTTGGTGCTTTCCCAACCTTCTTGTCTTAACTTGACCATTCTCCAAAATCTCTCCAAGCCTCACCTGATATAAAAAGAAAACCCTTTAGAAGGTCAGAAGTAAGAAATTATGTCTCATTAGTAGATTCTTTAGTTATGTTTCAAGAAATTTCTTTGAATGAGCAAAAATAACCTATTAGTAGCATCTATATTGCTTcgactcttcattttttttttgaggTACACATGTTCATCCTGTTAGATACATTTTTGTGTAATGGTTATGGGGATATGATACTTAAAGTCCCTCCAAATACACTAAgaacttaaaaaaattagagCATCATGCTAATAACGAGGAGATATTAGTTTATCCTCTTTAGGGGCCATGAGCAGCACACCCTCAAGTGGCGCCATCCTAGCACACATGACCTCTATATCCTAAACAACATGGGTTCAAGTCTCCCAATCGCTATGCTCCTTAACTATCATGGTTCCAACAAAACCTTGAAGGCACACCACTCAATCAAATCCAAAGAGAAGAATACATTCGGGCCATCAGCACAAAGCTCTAACAATACCAATATCAAACACATTCCCCAATAATTTATGATTCATCTCTGACCGCTCCTAAAGCACTTTTCTGGCTTCGTCCCTAGGACACTCGTATCCAAATCCGACTAACATAGACAAGCATCAAAGCAAAGGATAAACAAAAAGCATAGAACATTCATTTACCTGACCATCAGCAGAAGAAGTGATTATTCTCTTATCATCAGTTAAAGGCATAATTCTAGCTTGAAATATATTGTCTAAGTGACCAGAAGCATAACAAAGTGTTTTGGTTTTAGTTGCCCAATTCCATAACATAACATGCTTATCATCAGAACCTGAAACCAAGATATCACCATTAAAGTTGAATTCCACAGTGTTTACACATCCTTCATGGCCATTTAGTTTCCCATAAAGATCGATTTTTTCTACTATAACCTGTACCCAAAAAAACACAcggaaaaaataattaaaaattaaaaccatatcAAATGCAGAATAGAAATTAACTGAATCTTAAATACCCAGATTTTCTAAGAACAAGAATTGAACATTAGATAGATGACTTATTGTTGATAATTTCATTTGATGGTGTGATCAAAGTGGGGGACTAAAAGAAAGAGCAAAGAATAAAAGTATAGAACCTGTGAAGAAGAGAAATGGCGAGAAAAAGTTTGTGGGGAAGAAATTCTCATTTCACGGTTGATGATTTCTGGGAAAAAACCATGTTTGATTCTCTTGAAATTTGTCGTCTCCATTGTTTCAATTTTTCGGAACGGAATTTTCTTTTTTACAGTTCAGTTCTTGTTCTTTGCTTGGTGACTTATGCTTTGTGCATAGGGTGTAAGTAACACGTGTTTTTCGCAAGCTATTCGAGGTAAAATTACAATGAGACCCCtgtattaaaaattagattacattttatcccttttactttaaaaaatatcaaattaatcaCTATTTATTAAATCAAGGAGCAAATTAATCCTGTCTGTTAAAATTTCATAAGCTTCCGTGCCTAATGGAATAACCAAGCAATGACACTGAAATGTGTACCACATGTTGATATATAGGGACTACTTTTTAActatagaaatagataaaattcttaaaaaaaaattcatatgagaCTATAATTTATCAGTTTACTCCTTAGTCTATGGTACATaaattaatttacatattttttaatagagaggacaaaataaaatttaactccAAGAACAATGATctttataatacttttaccaaaaaATTCAAATGAGATTACAAATTTGGAAATTAAAATTATGGATGAGTTAACTTCAAATACCATAGTTCTCAATTCAAACCCCTTACTTACAAGCTTaactattttaatatattttacattatgaaattatattttttactcAACTTAATTACCAATAAACTTAATCGAATTCTAGTGTCaacttaaatacaaaaattaataataaaaaaattaattaagctcaaACTCggaatagtaaaattataatttaagccGAATTTCAACTTAAAATTTGAAGTCAAAGTAAAATTCGAATATCATGTGCACCCGCGTGTACAAAGCGTGAGAATGCGTTGCAGTTCCATGCTAAACAAAGTGAAAACTCGTAACCTATAAGGTTGTTAGATATTCCTGATTTCAGATTTTTAGTTTTTGAGAAATTAATAATTatccattttattaaaatttttaaaatctataaacaaaattaatcattaatcattatatggtagatcaaagaacaaaccaatactttttattaaaaatttcatccaaagtTGATATCACTAATGAAATAACCACAAAGACagatttttaatagtaaaaatcagtttactctttgatttaatataagaagactaatttacctattttttaaataaataaaacataaaataactcCGTAATACCTTTTACAATCACATTAGAGTGAAcagataatattattaaaaagataaattaacGCATGAAGATCACTTGTCCACCACAATGATAATAGCAAGCAAGATGGAGCTATTTCTTGGAATTCTATgttataataagaataataagacTGTGATTCTATCATATTACATTACCATACATTACATTACCTGCAAAATCACCCACTATTTTTGTCAGTGTAATAAAATTCTTTTATAAGTCTACCCTTTACTCGCCCCTCAACCCATTTTCCCCAATTGaagaaataaagaacaaagaattgAAATCCACAGCTCTTTTTTACAACTCAGTCTATTTTATCGGGACTCTTCGTTTTCTCTAAAATATTTATAACCGTAGATATAAAAATAGAACATATTCGTACCTTCAAATCCCGATAACGTTGAATAACACCCTTTCTCCCAATCTGACTATTTGCAAAATCTTTTATACCAAGACcagaaaattaagaaaagaaaaagaaaaaaaaagtgctgGGATTTCAAAGTCCTATGTCAAATTTGTGTAAAAGCACAAAAAAGATGGGATGAGAAAGCAAACCCTGGCCCGCCAAAATGTGATAATCAGGACGATATATCCATTTTTTGTGTACGACTCTTATTCTCTTGCATCCGAAAAGTCAATAGGCAAGGATTATGGTTTTAACTAATCATCGTCATCTGTTATCAAGGCAAATGAGAAAGGTTTGAACTTGTACCCATCACCGTGGTAGAATTTGTTTTGGAATTCCACCCAGTGAAGACGTAAAGCGTGAAGGAAAGCACTGAGGGTCTCCATCATGAGTAGTATGAAAGCAGTTGCGAAAGCAAACACGGCTAGCCCTATTAACCGAATGATGATGTTGTCGTACCTGTAATAATCATTCCTCATGGAGTCATTACCATTTACCATAGAACGGTTAAACAGATTAAGAGAGTAATGCAAGCTTAAACagataaaatgatgaaaacatgGCACATAATTGCACGCGCTCTAGTTTCAATGTCATAAATTAATATTGTGCCTATAACATTAACAACTTAGCAAGGCTCCAACTACAGAATCTACTTCGACATGTTATCCAATGAAGTTATTCAACTAGGACTCAAAAATCATAAGCGTCGTGATATGTTTTAGCTGGTTTGATTAAGTAGTAACCGGCAAAGGCCTGAAATTTGTTACATCACGCAAGAAACAAATAGTTCTTTTTTTATGCCCAGTACAGTGGTTTAGTTTTATTGCCATTCATCCAACATTTCACTATAGATATAAACCGTAACCTAGGAAGAGAACATGAATAGATGGGATGATGTTGAAATATGCACAAAACTAGCATTCACCATGCAGAGCATTAAAAGAACTCACCCCCAAGCGAGTAGTAGGACT is a window of Gossypium hirsutum isolate 1008001.06 chromosome D08, Gossypium_hirsutum_v2.1, whole genome shotgun sequence DNA encoding:
- the LOC121220126 gene encoding protein NRT1/ PTR FAMILY 2.6; the protein is MLDPLWPQPCQHGSTSCPTPSKVQFCILYSGIALAAVGVAGTRFTIAAIGANQFDNSKDQRVFFNWFTISLYTSMVLGATVIVYIEENVSWVFGYWLCVAVNVIGLVVFLSGKRYYRHIKPQGSPFLSLAHVVVATIVKRKVPLSSRAEDYYHKEDGPKEKPVSLPSKSFRFLNHAAAMEAEEDSKVNSWRLCSVQQVEDFKNLLRIFPLLSSGVLMCTTLPVISTLTILQTLTVNRHLGPDMKVPAGSMIVFILTSTAINLTLIDWFLFPLWKKITLRSPMPLHRIGLGHLFNMTGMAVASLVESRRLKLAQTHSVLDHPGSVVPMFVLWLVPQLVLVGLGEAFHYPGQVTLYYQEFPQPLRSTTAAMISVVVGFAYYLSTTVIDLVRRVTTWLPDDINNGRLGNVYSMFAMMQMLNFFYFLFCAKCYKYHSVERGNKNSDDESSKS
- the LOC107949058 gene encoding DDB1- and CUL4-associated factor 8: METTNFKRIKHGFFPEIINREMRISSPQTFSRHFSSSQVIVEKIDLYGKLNGHEGCVNTVEFNFNGDILVSGSDDKHVMLWNWATKTKTLCYASGHLDNIFQARIMPLTDDKRIITSSADGQVRLGEILENGQVKTRRLGKHQGRVHSLAVEPGSPHIFFSCGEDGLVQHYDLRCGSASKLFHCFSFKETNSPPLNIRLNAIIIDPRNLNYFAIGGSDEYARVYDIRRYRSDGSNVSDEPVNLFCPRHLLHSNHVHITGLAYSKASELLISYNDELIYLFQKNMGLGPSPLSLESETQLSNEEPQVYAGHRNSRTVKGVSFFGPKDEYVMSGSDCGHIFIWRKKDAKLVRVMVGDRRIVNHLEPHLCMPFLATCGFDKDVKLWAPMAGDAPALPKNLKKITESNRQNREDQSPATLAPDVIMHVVRLQRRQMFGYVERRYSRSDLESDEEDGDEDYISGLANDITFSEEYPGENFGDC